GCAATGATGTGCTTTGTTCAGAGTCACACAAATAGCAGCAGAActaggatccaaacccaggtGGCCCCCCTTAAgagctccagcaccacctctgctACAGTGGAGTCTTCAGGGTATTGGAATTCCCTGCTTCTAAATAACTCTTAGTTCACTAGTACTCCCTCAAATTTCCACAGGAGGGAGACCTTTCCCCACTCAAACTCTAAGATGCTGGCTTTGGCATTCTGGAGTCCATTTGTAGTTTCATGGACAGTTGAAGAGTTGATTGACCACCTGTGCAGAATTTACACTGGTCCCCTGCCACCAAAAACCCAGGCACCATAAACAGGTGCTCACCAAGTTACCCCAAGGTAGGAATTAGCTCCGTGGTGCTTGTCTATCCCACACAAAAacccaggtttgactcccagcactgcAAGAAAACCAGGCTTCGTGGCATAGaacaataatcccagcactggaggatgGCAGGCGTGAAAATCATAAGTTCAGGTTCATCCAAGACATATAGctagtttgaagccagactgagCAACATgagacccccccccttttttttagaaaataataaaacaaacaaagacaaattaCCCAAATTTAACTAGAAATTTTCAGCCCTATTCAGACAGCCCACACTGACCAACCACTCCCAGAACTTGACACCTAATCCCTGTGGTGACAGGGACTATATAAGccttaggtctttttttttttttttaagatttatttttaggtgtATCGATGTtttccctgtatgtatgtatgatatcacatgcatacctggtgtcTGGGAGGTCATAAAAGAATGTAGGATCCCATGgaggagttatggatggttgtgagtggccatgtggattctgggaatagaaactgggttctctggaaaagcagtaagtgctcttaaccactgagccatctctccagactctgaagCCTTGAATCTTTATGCAACAACCCTCCCCCAAGTGCTGCTCACTATGCAGACAACCCCACAAGAGGTTCCAAGGTCCTAACATGTCTAAGAATAAGGCAGTTCTCGCCACTCTCGTCCCCAGCCTTGTTCATAATGGCATAGGTTTTATACTGGAACCCTCTGCCAAGACAGACACTGAGAAGGAGGGTGTAGTGGGTACTATGTGTGGCCCAGATTTCCCTCTGCACACCTGCTACTCTGTGGGCCATGACCCTCAGCCTCTGAAGGACCCTCTACCTATAAGAGTCACCTTGTCTGTGGCCACATCCATTCCAGAGGCAGCACACACCCTGGGACTGACCGActtaaagaagaaggaaaatccaGCATCCTTCCCTTTGCTTGGAGCAGCTCTGAAGGTTGCCTGCTTAAAATCTGCTGTAGGATCAGCTGAGGCCTCTGCAGAGACTCTACTCACCcaatcctctttccttccttcccttttcagaTGCTGATTCTGAATGCAACCCATAATAACCCTCCTGCATGTTCATCTCTAGCTTGTGGTCCTGAGAAGCCTGATCTCCAGGTGTCAGTGCTAGGAGTGCTCTGAGAAAGCAGATGCTGGATTGACATGGGGGATGAAGAGGATGATGGGTCACTCACCACCCAGCTGGTAACAAAGACAATATCCATCAGCAGCTAAGGGACACTCAGGAAAGGTCCTAACAAAACAGGATGACATGGTAGTAGAAAGGAATGTATTAACTGACACTTAGTGAATTGtgcttttttggttgttttctggAGACAAGCTGCCCTGGAGCTTACTGTGTAACTCGTGCTGGCCTTAAACccacagcaatcctcttgcctcacctcatgtgctgagattacaagggTGAGCCATAGCATCTGGCCTGTGAATCAGACTTTTTGGAAAATGCATGAGAAGTGTTAATTATAATGATAAGAGAATTTGCTAGCTATTGCTCAGTGCTGTTAATAATCTGAGGAAAAATGCATCAAGATGAAAGCAATTCattgacagaaaaaaattttaaataatggtCTAAGTGAGGTAGAAACGCTTCAATTGACAGACATGACTTCAGGCCTTCACAAAGTGGGCTTTGAGAAGATATGTATAAAGCCCAAATCACCACCGAGTAACTGTTTCATGGACTTCAGGGACATGCAGTTTACTAAAGCAGTCAGGAATGTAAGGTGAAGGGGGAACCAGAATGCCCCCAGGAGATCATAAGGGTTCTTCTGTACAGGCCAAGGCTGGTCTAAGGAAATACTACTACTTAACGGGATTCAGAGACAGCAAGAGATGATAGAGAGAAGGTGCCCTccaaaacaaagagaaggaaggcagCGTGTAACCACCTGAACATCAGAAGCCTGCTAGCATAGACCTGCTACATGAGACCCAATCACAAAAATAgaggatagatgacagatagatagatagatgatacaatcatacgtacgtacgtacgtacatgcatacatacatacacagataaaaaggaggaaggaagggaatgagGGAAAGGAACACAGGGAAGGAGTGAAGAGCTTCTAGGGAGGAGAACAAatagcttttgctttttgttttttgtttgtttgtttgtttgttgttattgttgttctttaGGTATCATGAACAGTTTTTAAGACAACAAAGGTGTGTGGACTGTAGTGTCCCacgaatttaatcccagcacctgggaggcagaggcaggtggatttctgtgagtggaGGCCtacaggtctacaaagtgagttgcaggatgGTCAGagcaacatagagaaaccctgtctggtgggggtgggggaagggggggacAAAGACGTGATAAAGTATGTGCTTGTCTGCTCATCTGTGGCCATGGTTTTGGTGGCCTCTTTAGAACCATAACAGGTCTCTGAAGTGAGTATCTATGGCTAAGTTTACTGTCAGTCCCCCCTGAATAGATGAccacctctccccccccccccccccccccccccggaaggaAGGAAGCATACTTCAGGTCAGTCTTCACTTCTTGGAAGCAGCTGCTTTTGTTCAGCCACCAGAAGCTTCACAAAGATCTTTGGGTATCACTGAAGTACCTCCAGTTTAAAGTAATCTTTATATTCATTCTGAGGCTCTGAGTGTGTTGGTCCCCAGTTCAAATCTGAagctttggggctagagagatggctctgcggtttagagcatttgttgtttttgtagaGGGTCCAGGTTTGATTCCAGGTGCCCACATGGAAACTAACAACCACTGGCAATCTCAATTTCAGGCACTCTGTCATTTTCTTCTGACCTCACCAAGCACTGTGAGGCATTCTCGTGGTGTGAGTACATACATGAAGTCAAAATACACAgctacataaagtaaataaataaatggatttttttctttttttaataatttaactttattttatgtgcattggtgtgaaggtatccAGATCTCTtagaatgggagttacagacagttgtgagctgccatgtgggtgctgagaattgaaccccggtcctctggaagagcagtctgtgctcctaactcctgagccacctctccagcccctagaattttttatttgaagattCAAACAGCCAGATCAGAAATAGCATGGGGGTAAGGGGGTAATGCCTGTACTAAACATGTACTGACGGTTTTTCTTGTTAGCAATACAATGTAACAACTATTGTATTGTTACTATTAAGAATAAGCAGTCTTggccggggggtggtggcgcacgcctttaatcccagcactcgggaggcagaggcaggcggatctctgtgagttcgaggccagcctggtctccaaagcgagttccaggaaaggcgcaaagctacacagagaaaccctgtctcgaaaaaccaaaaaaaaaaaaaaaagaataagcagtCTATACAGGATTTAaagtatataaatgtgtgtaacTTGTATGCAAGTGCAGCGCTACTCCCTTCTATAGAAGGGAGGGGCCTGAGTGTTCTTGAGCTTTGGTATCCAAGAGGATCCTGGGAAACATGGCAGGAAAATTGTACCTAACGCCTAAATTTGTTGTAAGGACTGAGTTAACTGGAAGCCCTCAGGAAAGCCCAGCATATAATCTTGGAATTTGTTGGGTAATTATCATGATTATCTGAAATGAAGTCTACAAGGCAGGGGGAGAGTCCCATGAAATGCATCCTCTAAGAAAACCACTAGCAGGGTTTCATAGCTTGGACTCTTAGACTGTTGTAGGAATCAAACAGATTAGGTTTGCTGTTGTAAAATGCCTTTGTCTTAGTTTTCTCATCAGCAGAGTGGGAACAGCAatagttttgtttaattttgcttggaggcagggtctcaagcAGCTCAGGCTGGTCAGACTTGTTACATAGATACAGATGACCTTAAGCTCctgtttctcctgcctccacctctcaagtgataggattgccagagtgtgccatcacacccagctcaaGAATGGTGGTATGATCGTTATTTGTGGGATTGGGGTGAGAATTGAAAATTAGTCATTATAAAGGGCCCAGATTAGTGTTTAGCACATTTAAAGAATTCAATATAATTAAGCCTTTTACATTGGGGATATAATTCctcttcctaatttttttttgagacatactTCGTGCAGTCCAGGGTGGACTCAAACTTCTCAAATTGACTTTGTAACTGAGGGTGGCCTTTAATGCCTGATCTTCCtatctccacttcccaagtgcagggattacaggagcACACCCAACCCTTCCtttattaaaaaggaaatgacatTCTTATGTGAGCCCAAAGTCTCTTCTATCCATAGAATTCTGAATCAGATTCTCAGATAAAGCTACACTAGGAGACTGTTGCCTGGCACCCATTTGTAAAGCcagccagcactgtggaggctggGCCAagacacagtgagatcctgtcttaaagtaaaaaacaaacaaacaaacaaaagaagacttAAAGCACTTAAgtgactgctttctgattggatttaagacctccGTGagatgagatggaacccatgccatTATCAGGGCACCCACACCATTATCAGGGCACCCACACCATTATCAGGGCACCCATACCATTATCGGGGCACCCACACCATTATCAGGGCACCCATACCACTATCAGGGCACCCACACCACTATCAGGGCTAAGGACCTGTGGCTAGAAAGGTCACAGGCCCTGGGGAAGAACCTACTACTATCATGCTAAATAGGCAGAGTAATTAAATGACTAGTGTCTTTTATCTGTACCTGTAGATTAGAGAGCACTTCTCATCCTtcaacagagaagcttcctgaAGCAGAAGAGAGTTAATATCAACACCTACAACTGATCAacacagagaacaagagacttCAAAGTGATCTGCCCTAAATAGGGTCTGTATCACACTTCTGCCCACAAGGCTAAAGAACTGAAAGAGGGGGTGAAGGATTGAAAGAGCCAGGGGCAGTGGATGACTATAAGGAAGCTGTTTTCCGGATACAAGGAAATTGCATACAATGAACTCACAGcgattgtgacagcatgcacaggatgTTCAGGCTTGACAAAATTCCAATCTGGGTGCTGGGGCAACAAAGTCCCACTCCCAGCTAAGGAGCTGTTGGCATTGAATAGCTACTAGGAGAGAAAAGTCGGTTCTCTTTCAGGATATGTCCTCTGGTAAGTCGACCagactccagggcaggccccacacTTAATagtgctgctcttctagaggacctgggtcgaattcccagcacctacatggagacTCAAGACATGTATAACTCCAGTCCCGAGGGATCCTACGCCCTCCAGCAGACaccacacacgtggtgcacatacatacaaaatacccatacacataaaattaataataataataataatgataataagttttcaattaaaataaagtaacattAACAAAACCTTAAGTGGCTCAGGGTGCTGTAATGGCGGCAGCGCATGTGGAAACCGAGGGGAGGGACCTCCATGGCACGCTCAATAGAAGAATCACTACCCCAGCCCTCTCTGTAGTCTCCCTTCCGAGTTAAATAGACAGCTGAGCCTGGTATCTATTCTAGGAATCTGAAAGTAAAAAACGGACCAAGAAGGCTCCTGGGAGTCTCCTAAGGGCTTCCACCAGTTCCAGCCCGAAAACACCGGGCAGTCTGGCCAGCGCGTCCCGCGCAGCAGTCGCTCAAAGTGGAGGCATTTGTCACTGCAAAGTGCACCCGCCCCCTCACCAGCGTCTCAGGGCTGCCCGCAGAGATGGGGCGTGTCAGGGGCAGGATCAGGGCAGGCCGACGAGCCCCCTTTTGCTCCGCCCCCAAAGCTTTGACAACACTCCCCGCGGCTGCTGGGGAAtaagaggaacaggaaggggaGGAGCTGTTTTGTGGCTGGCTGCTGAGTGATCAGTCAACCACAACGAAGGGTAATCGACTGTATCCAGCGCTACCCGGGGGCCCGAGTGCCAGCTAGGGCCTCGGCCTGTGGGGCCTGGAGGGGTGATCCGGTCCTGTCTACGAAGCCTGGCAATGCCCCACCACCGAGTGTCATCTGGCCAGGGCCACCTCAGAGCCggctgggagcagaggctggagaggtccTTACCGGCACCCAAGTTGGGACTCGTTTGGATGGGGCTGGGCCTGGCGCTAGTGCTGGTTCTGTTTGACTGCATGATTCTCTGGTCTCCTGCCAGAGCGTATCCTCTTCCTGCCCAAGGACATCCCTTCAAATCCAATGCTATAGTGCCCCTGCTTCAGAATGCCTTTGGGTGGCAGAACCTCACCTGCCCCGCCTGCAAAGTCTTATTCACCGCTCTAAACTACGGGCTGAAGGTGAGCGGTTGCGGTTGCGGTGGAAtgcggggaggggggtgggaggggggcggCGGGGAGGGTAAGGAGAACCGATATGCCCCGGGGTCCAATATATTCCCTATAGAATAGGGTGCTTCCTGTGTATACATGTTATACATGTTAACCACTACCCTATTGTGGCTTTTCTTTTGTAAAGTAAGAGTATAGACCGTGCCTTGAGAGAGCCAGCTAGCTAGTCCTAGGCTTGAAATGATACTGGACCCTGAGCTAAAGATTAGGTAGGTGACAGCCTGGTGCTACCTGAGTCGCAGGGCACTATGTAGGAGGCACTGAGGCCTCTTTGTCATGGTGACACTGAGTTCCTCCTAGCCCCGATTTAGACATGGAAGCCTGTGGAGTGGTGGCCGGGGTTCacttgctctgtctctgacctctcATCACCGGTTCCTTCCACCACAGAAGGAGCCCAATGTAGCACGGGTAGGCTCTGTGGCCATCAAGATGTGCAAGATGCTGAACATAGCACCACTAAATGTGTGCCAGTCAGCTGTCCATCTCTTTGAGGATGATATGGTGGAGGTATGGACACGTTCAGTTCTGAGCCCATCTGAAATTTGTGGCTTGCTTCTGGGCCCCTCCTGTGGACACTGGGACATCTTTTCAACCTGGAACATCTCTTTGCCATCAGTGCCGAAGCCACCCCCCAAACCACCGAGCCCACCAGCCCCGGGCGCTCCTGTCAGCCGCATCCTCTTCCTCACTGACCTACACTGGGACCATGACTACCTGGAGGGCACAGATCCTAACTGTGCAGATCCACTCTGCTGCCGCCGGAGCTCGGGTTGGCCACCCAACTCCCAGGCAGGTGCTGGTCACTGGGGCGAGTACAGCAAGTGTGACCTGCCCCTTCGAACTCTGGAGAGCCTGTTGAAAGGGCTGGGCCCTGCGGGTCCTTTTGATATGGTGTACTGGACAGGAGACATCCCTGCCCATGATGTCTGGCAACAGTCTCGCCAGGACCAGCTGAGGGCCCTGACCACCATTACAGAACTCGTGAGGAAGTTCGTGGGGCCTGTGCCGGTGTACCCTGCTGTGGGCAACCACGAGAGCACTCCTGTCAATGGCTTCCCTCCCCCCTTCATAAAGGGGAACCAGTCTTCACAATGGCTCTATGAAGCCATGGCCAAGGCCTGGAAACCCTGGTTACCAGCTGATGCCCTTCAGACCCTCAGGTACTTACTGCCCATGGAAACCCAGGAAGGGAGCGGAAAGATGGacgagggcagagggaggagggaactgggtAGACTCTGCTCTAACAAGTGCCCTTCGCACTCCCCACCGCCCTCCCTAACCTGACCCCACCTTCCCTTTCTTATCTCCAGCCACCCTCTTTTCAGAGCTAGCAGCGCAACCTCACCACACCCCAGCTTGTGTCTACTTAGGGTGGCTCTCTCTTGAAAATGAATTCCCTTCCCCTTTGAATATCTCCCATTTTTCTCACCCTGACCAGGCTCACAGCATCTTCCCTCAGAAAGGCCTttgctctctggcttctgtgaatCCCTTGTCCTGAATTCCTGGAGCCCTCAGGACTCTGGGCTTCTTTACTCAGAGGAGCCCTGTAATTACTGCTGCTTTGGTCTTCAGCTAGGAGGGGAGCTCCCGGAGGTGGGAGAGGACATCACGTGTGCCTCTGCCTGGCACAGGACCAGGCGTGCAGGACTAGGATTGCCCTAGTATTGACACCTCTTGCTTACTTTGTTTCAGAATTGGGGGCTTCTATGCCCTTACCCCTCGCCCTGGCCTCCGCCTCATCTCTCTCAATATGAATTTTTGTTCCCGTGAGAACTTCTGGCTCTTGATCAACTCCACAGATCCGGCTGGTCAACTCCAGTGGCTGGTGGAGGAGCTTCAGGCTGCTGAGAACCGAGGAGACAAAGTAAGGGGGAGTGTGATGAACCCTGTGGAGTAGGTGCAGTGGGGGTTGGGAAGAGGCAGGCGGCTGTGGAGCCAAGACCTGTCAACAGGGACGGGAGAGTGTCACTTCACTTCCTGGAACTCCAATGTTCCCTGGGGTCCACGGTCACCCTCTGATGACCTTCATATCCACCCAAGGCTGTCTGGATTCCTCAGTGCTCTGATAACTCCCATAATTCTCCTTTCAGGTGCATATAATTGGCCACATTCCTCCAGGGCATTGCCTCAAgagctggagctggaattatTACAAAATTATAGACAGGTAAAAGATAGAGGGCTCGGATGTAGAGACTGAAGTGTTGAAATCCCCTCAAGAGCAGGGTGTGACCTTGTGAGTTCACCTTGAGGCAgagcaggtgatctctgtgagttcaaggtcagcctggtctacaaagtgagttccaggacttccagggctgttacacagagaaaccctgtctggggcggagggaaaggagagaagcaattTCCTCAAGCACCTCACAATCTTCACCTTCTCCATGGAGCGGAGGAACTATTAAACACGTTGGAGAACGACCACCCTAACTCCCCAGATCTACCCACCCTCATTTCCGCCTCCCTACAATCTTCTAATGTCACTGTGTCTCTGGCCAGGTATGAAAACACTCTGGCTGGTCAGTTCTTTGGCCACACTCATGTGGATGAGTTCGAGATCTTCTATGACGAGGAGACTCTGAGCCGGCCGCTAGCTGTAGCCTTCCTGGGGCCCAGTGCTACCACCTATATCAACCTTAACCCTGGTGAGTGAGGCAGAAGGGAGCGTTCCTTATCCTAAAGATGGTGTGACGGAGGGAtggaagccaaggcaggtccTCCCCAGAGTTGCCTTCGTTCCCTTCTTTACCACTCAACCTTTCTTGCAGGTTATCGGGTCTACCAAATAGATGGAAACTACCCCGGAAGCTCCCATGTGGTCCTAGACCATGAGACCTACATCCTGAACCTGACCAAGGCCAATGCACCAAAAGCCACACCACACTGGGAGCTCCTCTACAGGGCTCGAGAAACCTATGGACTTCCAGATGCACTGCCTGCCTCCTGGCACAACCTGGTCTACCGCATGCGGGACAATGAGCAACTCTTCCAGACCTTCTGGTTTCTCTACCATAAGGGCCACCCGCCTTCAGAGCCCTGCGGCACACCCTGCCGCCTGGCCACTCTGTGTGCCCAGCTCTCAGCCCGTGCAGACAGCCCTGCTCTTTGCCGCCACTTGATGCCCAATGGGAGCCTCCCAGATGTCCATAGCTTGTGGTCACGGACCCTGTTGTGCTAGTGTTCCAGAAGCTCGTGTATTAGGAAAGGGACACATTCCTAAGCACTGTTGAGTCAACCTGGCAAAAACTTCTGGGGAAGGAGCCCTGTCAGGCCAGGGAGCAAACCTTTTCATGGAGAGCTTGTTTGGCTGGATTTGGGGGAGGGTTTGGCTGCCCTACCCATGCCCAGTATCTGGATTCCCCCTGAGGCTGATGTCTTCTCAAGGTCAGAGTTGAGGTCAGTGCTCTGAATAGCCAGACAGGACCTGTTAGCCCCAGGCCTGTGCTATCCACCTGTTAACCCTATACTGCTACCTGATCCTGCCGGGCTGTTAAATAAAGAGACTTGGACTCCAGATGACACTGTCCCAATTTCTTCTTCCCAAACAGGCAGGGCAAAGGGAGCCTGGTAGCAAGATCCCGACTAGGGAGTTCATATGAGCACAGGAAGACAAACTGCAGCGCAGACAGACTTTATTAGTGATATCAGTACAGCGGAGGTGCCCGCAGGACAGGGGAGAGGGGATCCATGCCAAGACTAGtcccctcctgcccctgctgGGCCTCTGAGGGTAGGACCTGGCTTGGACCAGTTCCTCCTGCTCCACCTCAAACACTGGGGATGGAGAGTCCGGGGCTGGCCTTGCTTCTGGCCACTCATGTCATCAGTCCAGTGTAATGACTTGTGTGAAGGAATTCAATTTCTCTCTCCCAGCCCCTAGGTAGGGAACCCGAACTACTGAGGAGAGGCAGCCTGGGGGACATGAGGCCTAGGAACAGCATCCAAGGCCCCTACCTGTCCCAAACCCTTGAGTTCCCTGGGGCCCAACACAAGCAGGTGGAGGAAGGATGGGAATTCTTCATGGGGTCTGGGATCCTAGACGTTTGGGCTTGAGGGAACCCCACAGCGACTGAACACCCCTGCGCACAGTCCACCCTACACGTCTTGCAACTGACTCCGCAGGGggtgctgggaggcaggaggtggAGGTCTGGGAACGAGCATCCAGACACTTCTGGTAGCGGAGCTGTAGAGAAGCAAAGGGCAGTCAGTCACTCTCAGCCCCTTAAGGTCACGCTGCTATCCCACTGCCCTGCCTACTTACCATGCATGCAGCCTGCACAGCCTCTGAGAGGCTGGCAGCATTGGGCTCGCACCAAAACATGTGGCAGCAGAAGGAGGCTGGGCCGGCAGCCATGATAAATGCGAAGGTGTGCACATCTCTGCCCAcagccaggaaggagaggaacCGCACCCGGCACTCGCCCAGCACTGCCTCTGTCTGCAGGGGAGGCACCCAGTTAAAAAGGAACATCCCCTAACCCTATTCCACTGAGGCACGCCCTTACTGCCAGCTCTTCCCCTGACTCGATGCCCCTCCACGGCAAAGCTCAGTCACACTGTCTCCTACCCCAGCCCTTTACCTGCTGGTGCAAGATGGTGAGAGTAGCGGGGGCCACGCTGACGTGACTTGGGGTCCATTGTTCACGGCTACTGGAGGACAGGACTGACTCCAGGGCCCCATTAATCACATCCACCCCTGGAAGGTACACAAACATGCAGGACTTAGGGTAGAAGAGAGCCCGGCTCTGCCTGTCAAACTCAGGGGCCAGCTGCAttcccatctcaccagcctgtggCCAGAGGATGCTGCCTGCTGTTTACTCCTGGGCACTCTCCTCCTTGACTTCAGTGACCCCTGATCCTTTCTTGCGTTTCCTATCCTGAATCTCCAGCTTGGTTTTCTTCACTGATTGTCTCTTCCTTCAGCCCCCTAAATGGACAGATCCCTCCCCCACGGAGTTCTGACTTCCCCACCCAGTTATCGTGGGCATTCAAACATTACATGGCTTCTTTCATACAATAGTGGCTTCCAATCAGCCAGGCTAGTCCTCTCTCCCCAGACCCAAactttttttatctttaatttttttattatttatttattgtatgtgcatgagggtcagagggcagcctgcaggagtcagttctctccttccaccaggtgggtccAGGCTTAGCTACAAATGCCTCTACCTGATGATCCCCTCCCGACCctgtctcttgttttttttttttgttttttgtttgtttgtttgtttgagttgggttgtgtgctgttttgtttgagacagggcttcactgtgagttcaaaacctGGTCTAGATATGGAGTTCAGGCCAGGCAAAGCTAATAGTGAGACCGTGACATGGAAACAGAAggagttgggaagaggaagaggctcCGTAACTGGGGCTGGCTGCAGTGGTG
The nucleotide sequence above comes from Peromyscus maniculatus bairdii isolate BWxNUB_F1_BW_parent chromosome 1, HU_Pman_BW_mat_3.1, whole genome shotgun sequence. Encoded proteins:
- the Smpd1 gene encoding sphingomyelin phosphodiesterase, with amino-acid sequence MPHHRVSSGQGHLRAGWEQRLERSLPAPKLGLVWMGLGLALVLVLFDCMILWSPARAYPLPAQGHPFKSNAIVPLLQNAFGWQNLTCPACKVLFTALNYGLKKEPNVARVGSVAIKMCKMLNIAPLNVCQSAVHLFEDDMVEVWTRSVLSPSEICGLLLGPSCGHWDIFSTWNISLPSVPKPPPKPPSPPAPGAPVSRILFLTDLHWDHDYLEGTDPNCADPLCCRRSSGWPPNSQAGAGHWGEYSKCDLPLRTLESLLKGLGPAGPFDMVYWTGDIPAHDVWQQSRQDQLRALTTITELVRKFVGPVPVYPAVGNHESTPVNGFPPPFIKGNQSSQWLYEAMAKAWKPWLPADALQTLRIGGFYALTPRPGLRLISLNMNFCSRENFWLLINSTDPAGQLQWLVEELQAAENRGDKVHIIGHIPPGHCLKSWSWNYYKIIDRYENTLAGQFFGHTHVDEFEIFYDEETLSRPLAVAFLGPSATTYINLNPGYRVYQIDGNYPGSSHVVLDHETYILNLTKANAPKATPHWELLYRARETYGLPDALPASWHNLVYRMRDNEQLFQTFWFLYHKGHPPSEPCGTPCRLATLCAQLSARADSPALCRHLMPNGSLPDVHSLWSRTLLC